One Longimicrobium sp. genomic window, CTCGGCGCCGAGCTGGCGGGAATAGATGCGCAGCTTCATCCACAGGGCGGTGCGCGACATGCCCAGGCGCCGGGCCGCCCAGGTGCGGTTTCCCCCTTCCAGCCGCAGTGCTTCGCGGATCAGCTCCACCTCGTCGGCCTCGCTGGTCGGTGCATGGTACCTCGGCGCCGGGCCCGCCTCGTCGGCGGCGGAGGTGCTCCTGGCCGACGGGCAGGTGCAGAGCGGATCGGGAAGGTGGCGTGGCTCCAGCGGGCCTTCGCCCGCGGCGATCATGGCGTACCGGAGTACGTTCTCCAGCTCGCGGACGTTCCCCGGCCAGTTGTGCGCGCGCAGGCGCGCCTGGGTGAGCTGGCTCACGCATACCGGGGGAGCGTCCGGGGCCGCGTTGCGGGCGAGCAGCTCGTCGACGATGTCTTCGAACGTCTTCTTCCGGTCGCGCAGCGGAGGCACGCTGTGCTGGAATGCCGAACATCGAAAGTACAGGTCCTGGCGATAGGTGCCGGCGCGCACCATGGCCGGGAGGTCGCGGTTGGTGGCGACGACCACCCGCACGTCCACGACCGTTTCCCGGGTGCAGCCCAGGCGGCGGAATACGGCTTCTTCCAGGACGGCCAGCAGCTTGGGCTGGAGCGAAAGCGGCAGTTCGCCGATCTCGTCCAGGAACAGGGTGCCGCCGTGCGCCGCCTCCAGGAACCCCGCGGACGCCTCCTGCGCCCCGGTGAACGCCCCCCGAACGTGCCCGAACAGTTCGCGCTCGAACAGCGACTCGGGGATGGCCGCACAGTTGACGCGGACGAACGGCCCCGCGGCGCGGGGCCCCGACTCGTGGATGATCCGGGCCAGGTGGGTCTTGCCCGATCCCGTTTCGCCGACGATCAGCACCGGATACCCATGCCCGGCCGCCAGGGCGGCGAAGCGAAGGGATTCCGCGGCCAGCAGCCGTGGCGAACTTGCCGCCGCGCGCGCGCAGGCGGGCGTACGATGCGACTTGATCATGAAGGGCTCCTCCCGGGTGGGAATGTCTCGTGAGGGTACCGGGAGGTCAGCGGGCGTCGTCCACGCGATAGGCCACCAGCCTGGGAACGTCCAGTTCGTCCGTGTAAAGGGCGATGAGCCGCGAGCCCGCGACACGCATCACCGTGCTTCCCGCGGGAAGCTGGGCCGAGCCGACGAACCGCCCGTCGGCCTGGTACACGAGCCATTCCGATGGCTGGCCCTCGGCCGAAGGCAGCCCGATCCAGGCGCGGCCGCGATCGTCCATCACGAACGTGCGCATGGCCGGCCAGGTGCGCGGCGCGGCCTCTTCCACCGCGCTGCGGAAGCGGGCGCCGCGCGGGCCAAGAGCAGTGACGGCGC contains:
- a CDS encoding sigma 54-interacting transcriptional regulator; the protein is MIKSHRTPACARAAASSPRLLAAESLRFAALAAGHGYPVLIVGETGSGKTHLARIIHESGPRAAGPFVRVNCAAIPESLFERELFGHVRGAFTGAQEASAGFLEAAHGGTLFLDEIGELPLSLQPKLLAVLEEAVFRRLGCTRETVVDVRVVVATNRDLPAMVRAGTYRQDLYFRCSAFQHSVPPLRDRKKTFEDIVDELLARNAAPDAPPVCVSQLTQARLRAHNWPGNVRELENVLRYAMIAAGEGPLEPRHLPDPLCTCPSARSTSAADEAGPAPRYHAPTSEADEVELIREALRLEGGNRTWAARRLGMSRTALWMKLRIYSRQLGAE